From a region of the Cucumis sativus cultivar 9930 chromosome 6, Cucumber_9930_V3, whole genome shotgun sequence genome:
- the LOC116404549 gene encoding E3 ubiquitin-protein ligase UPL6-like, with protein MLSIFASKDYVLNKALVDYRVKKFAYACIQIVHHNRNQLRNQLLAAPVNSNTPATLLLDTIVFLLQPKLPWVCKIVGYFLERNAYPLMRDITLTGKESADSHPKSSLASLEYLLSLLSSHVGEKPCCCPRVDPNWSFSTQILTLPLLCNPSNTM; from the exons ATGTTGAGCATTTTCGCTAGCAAGGATTATGTACTTAACAAGGCCTTAGTGGATTACAGAGTTAAGAAATTTGCATATGCTTGCATCCAGATTGTACACCATAATAG AAACCAATTGAGGAATCAACTTTTGGCTGCACCTGTGAACTCTAACACACCTGCAACTCTATTGTTGGACacaattgttttcttattacaACCTAAACTCCCATGGGTTTGTAAAATTGTTGGCTACTTCCTGGAAAGAAATGCATATCCGTTGATGAGGGATATCACTTTGACAGGGAAG GAAAGTGCAGATTCACATCCCAAGAGTTCATTGGCTTCTCTAGAATATCTGCTGTCTCTTTTGAGTTCTCATGTTGGTGAGAAGCCATGTTGTTGCCCACGTGTTGATCCCAATTGGAGTTTCTCCACTCAAATTCTTACTCTTCCTTTACTGTGTAACCCTTCAAACACGATGTGa
- the LOC116404486 gene encoding pectinesterase inhibitor-like produces the protein MDNNSCFITFSLIGVLLFTIISNVASSNDVVSTICSEISNPQFCLSVLKSAGTTDLKGLAVYTLNLAHSNAGKSLILANSLAKATTNPQLKQRYSFCAESYDEVVGDIENAQNDLALGDFIGVIIATTGAMTTLGDHCQNKLLQPPKDTSLLLKNSNTLDDIFSIIMVISDHL, from the coding sequence atggacAATAACTCTTGTTTCAttactttctctctcattGGAGTTCTTTTGTTCACCATCATTTCAAATGTGGCATCATCTAACGACGTTGTTTCTACCATCTGTTCAGAAATCTCAAATCCACAATTTTGTTTAAGTGTGTTGAAATCTGCAGGCACTACAGATCTAAAAGGCTTGGCTGTATACACCTTAAACCTTGCTCATTCAAATGCTGGCAAATCTTTGATCCTAGCCAACTCACTAGCAAAAGCCACCACCAATCCTCAACTTAAGCAACGATATTCATTTTGTGCTGAGAGCTATGATGAAGTTGTTGGTGACATTGAAAATGCTCAAAACGACTTGGCACTTGGGGACTTTATTGGTGTCATTATTGCAACTACTGGTGCCATGACAACTCTTGGTGATCACTGTCAGAATAAGCTCTTGCAGCCGCCGAAGGATACATCGTTGCTTTTAAAGAATAGCAACACTCTAGATGATATATTTAGCATTATTATGGTTATATCCGATCATCTTTGA
- the LOC116404485 gene encoding pectinesterase inhibitor-like, with protein MDNNSCFITFSLIGVLLFTIISNVASSNDVVSTICSEISNPQFCLSVLKSAGTTDLKGLAVYTLNLAHSNAGKSLILANSLAKATTNPQLKQRYSFCAESYDEVVGDIENAQKRLGTWGLYWCHYCNYWCHDNSW; from the coding sequence atggacAATAACTCTTGTTTCAttactttctctctcattGGAGTTCTTTTGTTCACCATCATTTCAAATGTGGCATCATCTAACGACGTTGTTTCTACCATCTGTTCAGAAATCTCAAATCCACAATTTTGTTTAAGTGTGTTGAAATCTGCAGGCACTACAGATCTAAAAGGCTTGGCTGTATACACCTTAAACCTTGCTCATTCAAATGCTGGCAAATCTTTGATCCTAGCCAACTCACTAGCAAAAGCCACCACCAATCCTCAACTTAAGCAACGATATTCATTTTGTGCTGAGAGCTATGATGAAGTTGTTGGTGACATTGAAAATGCTCAAAAACGACTTGGCACTTGGGGACTTTATTGGTGTCATTATTGCAACTACTGGTGCCATGACAACTCTTGGTGA
- the LOC116404550 gene encoding E3 ubiquitin-protein ligase UPL6-like — protein MLSIFASKDYVLNKALVDYRVKKFAYACIQIVHHNRNQLRNQLLAAPVNSNTPATLLLDTIVFLLQPKLPWVCKIVGYFLERNAYPLMRDITLTGKESADSHPKSSLASLEYLLSLLSSHVG, from the exons ATGTTGAGCATTTTCGCTAGCAAGGATTATGTACTTAACAAGGCCTTAGTGGATTACAGAGTTAAGAAATTTGCATATGCTTGCATCCAGATTGTACACCATAATAG AAACCAATTGAGGAATCAACTTTTGGCTGCACCTGTGAACTCTAACACACCTGCAACTCTATTGTTGGACacaattgttttcttattacaACCTAAACTCCCATGGGTTTGTAAAATTGTTGGCTACTTCCTGGAAAGAAATGCATATCCGTTGATGAGGGATATCACTTTGACAGGGAAG GAAAGTGCAGATTCACATCCCAAGAGTTCATTGGCTTCTCTAGAATATCTGCTGTCTCTTTTGAGTTCTCATGTTG gtTAA
- the LOC116404484 gene encoding pectinesterase inhibitor-like, which produces MANNSCLIIISLIGVLSFTIISNVASSNDVVSTICLKTSNPQFCSSVLKSAGTTDLKGLVVYTLNLAHTNAEKSLTLANSLAKTATNPQLKQQYSSCAESYDEAIGDIENAQKDLALGDFNGVNIVTSGAMTNIERKTDDDPARFGVA; this is translated from the coding sequence atggccAATAACTCTTGTCTCATTATTATCTCTCTCATTGGAGTTCTTTCGTTCACCATCATTTCAAATGTGGCATCATCTAATGACGTCGTTTCCACCATCTGTCTAAAAACCTCAAATCCacaattttgttcaagtgTGTTGAAATCTGCAGGCACTACAGATCTAAAAGGCTTGGTTGTATACACCTTAAACCTTGCTCATACAAATGCTGAAAAATCTTTGACTCTAGCCAACTCACTGGCAAAAACTGCCACTAATCCTCAACTTAAGCAACAATATTCGTCTTGTGCTGAGAGCTATGATGAAGCTATTGGTGACATTGAAAATGCCCAAAAGGACTTGGCACTTGGGGACTTTAATGGTGTCAATATTGTAACTTCTGGTGCCATGACAAATATTGAAAGGAAAACAGATGATGACCCTGCCCGTTTTGGCGTTGCCTGA